From a region of the Calliphora vicina chromosome 4, idCalVici1.1, whole genome shotgun sequence genome:
- the LOC135956917 gene encoding T-complex protein 11-like protein 1 translates to MPADSVSRMNSNGGSGGNEPDIPENLFGTSPGSSSLRSRTDSESSDKMLRFVLPSMDGSPPKVMTLNEVADVVKNIQNMELAHEIALNPEFKLQPYEPPENSLEKVIKETMHKAFWDNLRLQLNENPPCYDYAIRLLGDIKECFPQILSPNNKRALEHINEILDESVIRQQAEKGVLDFRNYANFVIQIMAKSCAPARDDAVKQLTQIEDVVDTFKGILETMTLMKLDMANFLLDFARNDIMANSVEYEKQKFQEYLEYYKFGFPATENWLKRNRTQDANNVPITGDQTISNAYMELMDWPEGVEFPEILSIDKDRILKLGQRAKRLCVGASLIAICSAVPIISQRTENRTQLAQQIYILLQSVTNEKNISELIDNIWEQIKTVVNQYLQKEDQSAMDTAAESLLKTQIMQIANKESPVRQLMWKRLQTYFRLTLRSKAGLPPPPPGYTDFKEELDNFATALKRVIAYNHSVFGEYFLRILTQRQPESTNNDANESASSSGTSSEVKTQTSQ, encoded by the exons ATGCCAGCTGATTCAGTTTCAAG AATGAATTCCAATGGAGGCTCTGGTGGCAATGAACCGGATATACCCGAAAATCTTTTTGGAACATCTCCAGGTTCTTCAAGTCTACGTTCACGTACTGATAGTGAAAGTTCGGATAA AATGTTGCGCTTTGTTTTACCCAGTATGGATGGAAGTCCACCCAAAGTAATGACCTTGAATGAAGTTGCAGATGtcgttaaaaatatacaaaatatggaACTAGCTCATGAAATTGCACTAAATCCGGAATTTAAACTGCAACCCTATGAGCCCCCAGAAAATAG TCTTGAAAAGGTCATTAAAGAGACAATGCACAAGGCATTTTGGGACAATTTGCGCTTGCAATTGAATGAAAATCCACCTTGTTACGATTATGCCATAAGACTTTTAGGAGATATTAAGGAATGTTTTCCACAGATTTTGTCACCGAACAATAAACGTGCTTTGGAGCATATAAATGAAATACTTGACGAGTCTGTGATACGCCAACAGGCAGAAAAGGGAGTTTTAGATTTCAGAAACTATGCAAACTTCGTTATACAGATTATGGCTAAATCGTGTGCTCCTGCTAGGGATGATGCTGTAAAACAGTTGACACAAATTGAAGACGTTGTTGATACATTCAAGGGTATTCTTGAAACGATGACCTTGATGAAACTTGATATGGCAAATTTTCTTCTCGATTTTGCTCGCAACGATATAATGGCAAACTCGGTGGAATATGAAAAGCAGAAATTCCAAGAATATTTAGAGTATTATAAAT TTGGTTTTCCAGCAACCGAAAATTGGCTCAAGCGCAATCGTACACAAGATGCTAACAATGTCCCAATCACTGGAGACCAAACAATATCAAATGCATATATGGAACTAATGGACTGGCCTGAAGGTGTAGAATTTCCTGAAATTCTTTCAATTGACAAGGATCGTATCTTAAAATTAGGTCAAAGGGCAAAACGTTTATGCGTTGGAGCATCTTTGATTGCAATATGTTCTGCTGTTCCCATAATATCACAACGCACAGAAAATCGCACTCAATTGGCGCAACAGATTTATATATTACTACAGAGTGTAACTAATGAAAA AAACATTTCGGAACTTATAGATAATATTTGGgaacaaataaaaacagttgTAAATCAGTACTTGCAAAAGGAAGACCAATCAGCAATGGATACTGCTGCCGAATCTTTACTTAAAACACAAATTATGCAAATTGCTAACAAAGAGTCTCCGGTGCGACAACTAATGT GGAAGCGTTTACAAACATATTTCCGTTTGACCCTTCGTTCGAAGGCTGGACTACCTCCACCACCGCCTGGATATACTGACTTCAAAGAAGAGTTGGATAATTTTGCCACTGCCCTCAAACGTGTTATTGCTTATAATCATTCTGTATTCGGTGAATATTTTTTGCGTATACTAACACAACGACAACCGGAATCTACCAATAATGATGCAAACGAAAGTGCTAGCAGCTCAGGTACATCTTCAGAAGTTAAAACTCAGACCTCGCAATAA